Within Staphylococcus sp. NRL 16/872, the genomic segment TGATGATGAAATGGCAACTGACGAAGAAAAAGCACATTCAATCACTACGATATAGAATTTTGAAAAATAAAATTATTACATAAAGAAAGGATGATTGAGTTATGGATATTCAAACTACATTAGCTATAATTCTTTTTGGTTTATCTACAATGGGGTTAGTTGTGTATTACTTTTTAAGAAAATTAGATAAAAAAAATAAAGATAAATATCCAAAAAAGTTTAATGGTAAATTCTTTATGTATCATGTACCACGAGATGGAGAATATCTTTGTAAAAGATATTGGTTTTGGCAAATAGAAAAGAGAAAATTTTTAGAGGGAAAAATGAAAGAAGAACAAAAATCTAGAAATTTATCTGGAGGTATATATTCTCGAAGAGCTACTAAAAGAGATAGGAATAGAGCTGGAGAAAAAGGCAGAATTGTATTTTTAAGAGAACTTTTTATAAAGATAAATTAATTACGTTAGCCCAAGGCTAGCGTTTTTTATACTTTTGTCTCTATAGGAACTATAATGCTTAACTATCGTGGTCAGTATCTAAAATTCGTCACTGGTTAAGCAAAAATTTTAGGTTTGTTATTCTGAGTTTTGAATTTAACTCATATTAACATTTATTGTAAAAAGATGAGTTAATTAATATTTGAAATTAGGACCCGAAGGACTAGATAAAAAAACTATATAAAAGAGTATATTAGAGATTTCAAGGTATTTTTTTAAGATTTAGACTAGAAAATAAGTTCTCTTATTAAGAAACAGCTAATCATTCTAAAATTTCTAATCTAGCTATATTGGCTGTTTGACAACACAAATTTGATAAAGAAAGAATTTTTAGTTTAGATAATTCTTTAATAGAGAATTTCTTTGGGTTACTAAAACAAGAAATGTTTTATGGAAAAATATATGATAATTTCCAACAATTGGAAAGAGCAATACACGAATATATAAATTTTTATAATTATACTAGAATTAAAACAAAATACAAAGGTTTGTCTCCAACACAATATAGGAAACAACCTTTGAATAGTATATTAAACCAAACTGCAACTTTTGGGGTTCAGTACATACCACGCTCAGCATAAATAAAAAAGCTAATGTGTAAGAGATGAAACACTTCAACTCTACACATTAGCTTTTCTTCATTTAATCTTTCATACAACGTTCTTCTAATTATTTATTTTGTTCTGCGAAGGCTTTTGAGATGTCACGCAATTTTTCTGGTGCGTCATCCCAATTCATTGTTACTTCAGTGAAATGCATTTGATCTGGTGCATCATTAATTTCGTCAAACACACGTTTTAAGTCATTTGATGTTTTAACATCATGCACAGCCACGTTATCTCCACCAAACACTTTAGGTAACGCTTTGTAATCCCACATACGAATATCGTTGTAAGGCTCTTCCATACCATGGATTAAGCGTTCAACTGTGTAACCGTCGTTATTAATTACGAAGATAATGGGTTTAATGTCGTGGCGAATCATTGTTGATAATTCTTGAACCGTTAATTGTAATGAACCGTCGCCGATTAATAATACATTACGGCGTGATGCGTCGGCCATTTGCGTTCCTAATGTTGAAGGTAATGTGTAGCCGATTGAGCCCCATAATGGTTGTCCGATAAATGACATGTCTTTAGGTAATGCTAATTCGTATGATCCAAAGAATGATGTGCCTTGTTCAGCGAGTAAGATGTCATCGCCACCAATGAATTCTTGCATCATTTTGAAATATGTTTCTTGAGTTAATGCATCGTCAGATAATTCATAATTGCCTTCTTCTGCTTTTTTAAAAGTAGGGAACGTACCGTCATAGTGGTAATCTATATTATTTAAATCAGCTAGTAAATTAGGTAATGTCACATCTTCTTCAACAATATTGCCTAATTTAAAGTTGCGATGGTTAAGCATTATGACATCTTCAATATCAAAGTCATAAGCGAACCCTGCAGTTGCTGAGTCTGTTAATTTCGCTCCAATATTTAGAATCACATCACTATTATTCACGTAATCTTTAATGTCTTTGTCGGCAATTTTACCATCAAAGATGCCAATGTAGTGTTCATTTTCCTCATTAAAAGCACCTTTACCTAATGATAATTGAGCAACTGGAATATTAGTTTTATTTACGAATTGTTCTAATTCGTCATGTAAGTGGAAACTATTGATTTCATGACCTGTGATAATGACAGGTTGTTTTGCATGATTTAATTTATTAGCAACCATATCTACATAGCGACTTAAATCTTGTTTAGGTGTTAAAGCGACTTCATATGGATTTTCAATTTCAATTTCTTCCATTGCAACATCGATAGGTAAGTGAATGTGTACAGGACGACGTTCACGAATCGCTGCATTAATCACTCTAGGAATTTCGATTGTCGCGTTCTCAGGTGTAATGTACGCTTGTGCTGTAGTAATAGGTTCAAACATTTGGCGATAACTATCGAACTTGCCTTCACCAAGTGAATGGTGAACGTATTTGCCAGCATTTTCAACGGCTCTTGTTGGTGCACCAGTTAGGGCGATAACAGGCACACGTTCTGCATAAGAACCTGCGATACCGTTCACTGCACTTAATTCACCTACACCAAACGTAGTAACAAGGACGCCAAGCCCATTAATACGCGCATAACCATCTGCTGCATAACTACCATTTAATTCGTTTGTAGTTCCGATCCAATTCACGCCATCATGACGCACAATATCGTCTAAGAATGCTAAGTTGAAATCGCCAGGCACACCAAAGATTTTATCTACGCCTGCCGCTTGTACTGAATCCATTAAATATTGTCCTACACGTCGTTTCATATTCATTCCACCTTTTTCTATATTTATAATACACTTACACTATAATTGCTCTTAGAATTAAAGTCAACCAACTTGACCTATTAATGACCTTTTTCTGAAAATTGATTATAATGTGTATAATAATTCGCAATATAAAGGAAAGAAGATTATGGATAGTAATAAAAAAGATTATGAACATATGTTGTTTTATTTCGCATACAAGACATTCATTACTGCAGCTGATGAAATTATTGAAAAATATGGCATGAGTCGTCAGCACCATCGCTTTTTATTTTTCATAAATAAATTACCGGGCATTACAATTAAACAATTATTGAAGACATTAGAAATTTCAAAGCAGGGTTCTCATGCGACATTGCGCAAATTGAAAGAAGAGGGATTAATTATTGAACAGACTTCAGAAGAGGATCGTCGCGTTAAACAGCTCTTCCCAACCCCTAAAGGAAGCAAGCTCATCGATAAGTTAAACAAAGCTCAAGATGATTTAATGCAAAGCACCTTTCAAAAAGTAGGCCACGACTGGTACGCCATCATGGAAGAACTCTCTAATCATCGAGAAGGATTTCAAAATATTCAACATTTAAAAGACGAGGAATAAATATTTAAAGCATTAGGATGTTTATTAAATGACATTCTAATGCTTTTTTTATGCTTTTAATCGACATAAATAAATATTTTGTATTACATTTCAAAAATATTGTGTAACAACTTAAAATAGATATTGTATTTTCAAAATAATTAAGTAATATTAAAAATGTAATATAAATTATTTAAGGAGAATGTTGGGGATACGTAAATGAAAAAGATAAAACTAAATACGTCAATTGTAACTAATAAGTGGCTAATGGGAATAGCTACTACTGCAATCGGAATAAGTACATTTAGTCTTTTGCAAGATCAGGCACATGCAGCTGAACATAATTATCAAAAAATGCAACAAAATGCACCATTAAATAAAAGTAATTGGGATAACGAAGGAATGGATAGTCAAAGCAACTATACTTATGATGAGACTAATACAATTAAGCAAAGTGATAATGAGGATACTTCATCATATCTTAGTGAAGATGAAATCGCAGAATTGGCTAATGAACCTGATACTGATTTAACTTCAATAATGAAACAACCTAAGCCATCACCTGCACCTGTAATGGAGAAATCTACTTTAAATACCAATAATAAACAAATCAATTCAAATACTAATATCATTTCAAAACCAGCACCTAGTAATAAGCCAAGTACACCGTCTAAACCAGTTCTGAATTCTATAAAAAGTAATAATAAAGTCCAAACATCTACAATAAAGCCAAAACCTAAATCAACTATTGTAAACAAACAAAGTACAAATACTAAACCATCATCTCAATATAAAGTTAAAAAACCATCAACAAGTCAAACAGTGAAAAAATCAAATGTTAAGCCAACAGCAAAACCAGTTTCAAAAAAACAAAGTAATACAAAAAATGTAAAGAAAACATCTAGTACAAAAGCAACTCTACCGAAAAAAGCAGTCACAGTTTATAAAACAAGTACAAAAGCAAAAAAAACTGTATCGACGAAATCAGTGAAAAAAGTGACAACAAAGACAACAACATCAAAAGCCAAACCAACAACTAAAACTACTGTGCATAAAAAAGTGACACCACCGGCTTATCAATTAGGCAAAGTAAAACCTACAGATACTTATAGATCAATGTCTGATTTATTTGCCCATACAACACAAGGGATAGATTGGCAAAAAGAGCGTTCTAATAAAAATAGTAATGTACTTATATTTGCACCTCATGGAGGAAATATTGAAAAAGGAACTACCGAGTTAGCAAAAGCAATTGCTAATAAAGGAAATTACGATTATTACGCTTTCAATGCAATTAGAAATGGTAATAATAAAGCATTACATGTTACATCAACAAACTATGATGACAAAGACTTAATTAATACTAATTATAATAGAGATGTTTCAGTATCTGTGCATGGCGCAGGCCAAGCACAAGGATATAATACAGTATTAATGGGTGGAAGAGATACGCAATTACTAGGATTAATTTCCCAAGAATTGAAAAAATTCAAATTCAACGTTCAACGTGCAACAGGGTATCTAGCAGGGACAGATGCAAATAATATTGTAAACTTTAATAAAAAAGGCATGGGCGTACAATTAGAAATCACGCCTGATATCCGTAAGTCATTTTTTAAAGATGGCAATGATGCCTCAGTAGCACGTAAAGTAGTAACAAATTGGACATCAAGAATGGATAATTTTGCGACAGCAGTAAGTAACGCTATTAAAAAATATAAGTTTTAATGCAAAAAGCTAGATATCAAAATCATCATTTTGATATCTAGCTTTTAGATCTTTAGAAATTAGAATTTTTTAGCTAATTCTTTCGCTTCAGCAATTGAGGCTGCTTTAATTTCTTCTGTTTTTTCTGGTTCAGCATTGTGACCTTCAATAATAATTGTTTCATATGAAGGCACGCCTAAGAATGTCATGATATTTCTTAAGTAGCGATCGCCACTTTCCACTTCAGCAGCTGGACCTTCAGTGTAATAACCACCACGTGATTGAATGTGTAAAGCTTTTTTATCGGTTAAAAGACCTTGAGGACCTTCAGCTGTATATTTGAAAGTTTTACCTGCAATAGAAATCGCATCAATATATGCTTTTAATACAGGAGGGAATGATAAGTTCCACATTGGTGATACGAATACATATTTATCAGCTGCTAAAAATTCATCAAGAATTTCGCTTAAACGATTTACTTTTTGTTGTTCGTCACTAGTTAATTCATCACCGTTACGTAATTTACCCCAGCCAGTTAAGACATCTTTGTCGATCATAGGAATGTCTTCTTTAAATAAGTCGATATGTTTTACTTCATCGCTAGGATGATTTTCTTTATAAGCATCTACAAATGTTTTACCAGCTGCCATTGAATTAGATGTTAATTCATCTAAAGGATGTGCTGTAATATATAATAGTTTAGTCACAATAGTTCTCCTCAAATAATAATTATTTCGAAATCGATATAATTAATATATTCGATTTTCACATTATTGCAATACTTTTGTGAAAAAATCAGTCGAATGGGGTATATAATTTGTTATGTAATCTTTAAAAACGTTATTAAGTAAGTGTATAATATAGATGTATTTAGATTCATTACATATAGAAGAAATCTAATCAGTGTAGAACCTTAAAGGAGTGATAGACATGAGAGGATTATTAATTGCATTAGTTTTAGGTGTAGCTGCATTTATCGGTTTCAAAAAATATCAAAATAAAGTTAACGAAATGCCTAATATTGAATATTAAAATAATAAGTCGAGATGTTTTCGTATAGAAAATGTCTTGGCTTTTTATAATTTATGAAATATACATAATAATTATTAAATTTAGATAAATTGAAACAACCTTAATTTAATAATGTATATATTAGTTTCTGGATAGGCTAATTAATTTTATTTATATATATCGAAAAAATTAATGATTTTCTTTTAAAACGACACATCCTGACCGGTCAATATTATATAATGACGGGAGGTGCTTATCCAATCAATCTACTCGGATTAATTGGATATTTAATAAAATATGAAAATTTACATGATATTTACACAAACTTAAATGTTATTTCTAAAACTTTAGATAAGATGAACTGTAATGATTTTTTAAGATCATTCAAAGCATTTATTAGAGAATTAGTAATTGATCAGATTTCTAAAGTAAAAATCTCAGTAAAATACATATTTTATATTTTGAAATTGTGTTGTAAAAACATATATAAAAATATAAAATTAATACCGAAATCAATCATTGGAGGTAAACATGGAAAACTCATTAGATTTATCAAAATTTATTTCAGCTATTAAAAAAAATTGGAAACTAATTATTTTATTGCCAATTATTTTTATGCTGATTAGTTTATTAATTACTATGTTTTTAATGAAGCCCAAATATGAGGCGAATACACAAGTGTTAGTTAATCAAAAAGAAAAAAATTCTGAGTTAATGGCTCAAGAAGTACAAAGCAATATTCAATTAGTTAATACATATACTGAAATTGTTAAAAGTCCTCGTATTTTAGATGAAGTTGCAAAGAAAAACAAAAAATATTCAGCTAGTGATATAAAAGGAATGCTAACAGTTACTACTCAGGCTGAATCACAAATTCTAAATATTAATGTACGAAATGGAAGCAAACATGATGCTGAGAAAGTAGCAAATGAAATTGCTGATGTTTTTAGCAATAAAATGCCAGATATTATGAATGTGAACAATGTTTCAGTTTTATCATCTGCAAATGGTACAGCTTCAAAAGTATCTCCTAATATGCTCATTAATTTGGTTGTTGGATTAATTTTAGGAGTGATTATAGCATTAATAATCATTATATTAAAAGAATTATTTGATAAACGTATTAGAACAGAAGAAGACGTAGAAAATGAATTAAATATTCCAGTACTAGGTTCTATTCAAAAACTTAAATAAGGAGAAAAATTATGGCAAAAGAAACTAAAAGAAAAAAATTGGAAACGCCTCTATTTGTGCATGATAAACCTAAGTCAACTGTAAGTGAAAAGTTTAGAGGTATTCGATCAAACATAATGTTTTCAGGTACTAAAGGAGAAATTAAAAGTATAATTGTTACTTCTGAAAAACCAGCTGCAGGTAAAAGTATAATTTCAGCAAATATTGCAATAACTTATGCTCAAGCAGGTTATAAAACACTAATTATAGATGGGGATATGCGTAAACCTACCCAACATTACCATTTTGAAACTTCGAATTATGATGGTTTATCAAACTTAATAATTGGTAAGTCTGATTATGATAAAGCGATCCGTCAAACTCGTGTAGATAATTTAGATTTATTAACATCAGGTCCTGTACCTCCTAATCCGTCAGAACTAATTGCTTCAGAAAATTTCGAAAAACATTTTAGAAATTTAAGCGAAATATATGATTTTATCCTGATTGATACTCCACCAGTAGTTTCAGTAACAGATGCACAAGTATTTTTACAATATGTACCTGAATGTGTGTTAGTAATCGATTCAGAAAAAAATAATAAAGATGAGGTCAAAAAAGCTAAAAACTTAGTATTAAATGCAGATGGACACATTTTAGGAGCTGTTTTAAATAAAACACCAAAAGATAAATCTTCAAGTTACTATTATTATTACGGAGATGAGTCGTAAAATGATTGATATACACAACCATATTTTTATTGGTGTGGACGATGGACCAAGCACTAAAGAAGATATGATCAACCTTATTAAACAAGGGAAAGGGGAAGGGGTTACAGATATCATTGTTACCCCTCACCATCTTAGTCCTACTTTTGATAATGAATATTCCATAGTAGAACAAAAATTAAATGAAATACAGGAAATGGATGAGTTTAAAGAGTTGAATGTGAATTTGTATCCAGGTCAAGAAATTCGGATTAGTGATCAAATAATTCCTCAACTTGAAAATGGAGAAGCTATCGGTCTTAATAAATCTAAATATTTACTTATTGAATTGCCTTCTGGTAGAGTCCCACACTATACGAGTCGTTTATTTTTTGAATTACAATCTAAAGGTTATGTACCTATTATTGCTCATCCTGAAAGAAATAAAGAGATAAGTCAAAATTTAGATGTATTATTTGATTTAATAAATGGTGGAGCACTTAGTCAACTTACATCAGCTTCTTTAATAGGAGTCCACGGAAAAAAAATACAGAAAATTTCTTTACAAATGCTTGAAAATAATTTAGTACATTTTATTGCTTCTGATGCCCATCATAGTGTAAATAGGCCTTTTATAATGAAAAGTTTATTTGAAGATAAAAAATTAAATAAATATGCCGAAGAAATAAATAAATTAATTGATAACGCTAAAATGATTATCAATAATAAAGATTTAGCTAAAAAGCAACCTACTCAAGAATATAAATCAAAAAAATTTCTCGGCTTATTTTAAATTGATGGAAAGTAAGTTAGGAGGATGAAAGTGGATAAATTAAGTTCAAGAGGACGATTACTATTATTTATAATAATTGATTCTCTAATTGTAGCTTTTTCAGTGTTTATTTGTTACAACATTTTGGAACCGTATTTTAGAGGGTATTCACACCAAGTTTTAATATTAACATCAATAATTTTGTTAATATCACATCATGTTTTTGCATATATATTTAACTTGTATCATCGTGCTTGGGAATACGCAAGTGTGAATGAATTATTATTAATAGTAGAATCAGTAACTTGTTCGATTCTAGTAACAATCATTACTGTGCCAATTTTTACTGGTCATCCACCATTCATGAGACTATATCTCATCACATGGATGATGCACTTAATATTTATCGGTGGTTCAAGAATATCATTTAGACTTACTAGAAAATATGTTAGTGGTAAAAATTATAAGAAAAAACCAACTTTAATTGTAGGGGCTGGTCAAGGTGGTTCCTTATTAATAAGACAAATGTTAAGAAGTCCAGATATGGGTCTAGAACCAGTTTTAGCAGTAGATGACGACCCTCAAAAACGTAAATTAGCCATTGCTGGTGGAGTTAAAGTTCAAGGAACTATTGATGACATCCCTAACTTAGTAAATAAATTTAGAATTAAAAGAATTATAATTGCTATTCCGACTTTAAAATCTGAGAGATTAAAAGAAATAAATGACATTTGCAATAGCACTGGGATAGAGCTGTTTAAAATGCCGAGTATTGAGCACGTATTATCAGGTGAATTGGAAGTAAATCAACTTAGAAAAGTTGAAGTTGAAGATTTATTGGGTAGAGAACCAGTAGAATTGGATATGGCTATGATTTCAAAAGAACTTACTCATAAAACTATTTTAGTAACAGGGGCCGGAGGATCAATTGGTTCTGAAATTTGTAGACAAGTATGTAAATTTGAACCAGAAAGTATCTTATTATTGGGCCATGGAGAAAATAGTATTTATCTGATTCATCAAGAATTAATAAATCAATATAAAGATAGAATAAAAATTATTCCAATTATTGCTGATATTCAAAACGGTAATAGAATTCAAGAAATAATGAGTGAATTCAAACCTTACGCTGTATATCATGCTGCTGCACATAAACATGTGCCATTAATGGAATATAATCCAATTGAAGCTTTTAAAAATAATGTACTGGGTACTAGAAATGTAGCCACTGCTGCTAAAAATGCAGGTGTAAGAAAATTCGTCATGGTTTCAACAGATAAAGCAGTAAATCCACCTAATGTTATGGGCGCATCTAAGCGTATGGCAGAAATGGTAGTACAGAGTTTAAACGATAGAAATAGTAAGACGGATTTTGTGGCGGTAAGATTTGGTAACGTATTAGGCTCTCGTGGTTCAGTAATACCATTGTTTAAAAAGCAAATCGCTGCTGGGGGCCCTGTTACAGTAACACATCCAGATATGACACGATATTTTATGACAATACCAGAAGCCTCCAGATTAGTATTGCAAGCTGGGGCTCTAGCTCAAGGTGGAGAAGTATTTGTTTTAGATATGGGAGAACCGGTGAAAATTGTAGACTTAGCCCGAAACTTAATAAGATTAAGTGGTAAAACTGAAGATGAAATTGGAATTAAATTTTCTGGTGTGCGGCCTGGTGAAAAATTATATGAGGAATTACTTAACGAAGATGAAATACATCCAGAACAAGTATATGAAAAAATTTATCGTGGAAAAGTTTCTACTATCAATTCAAATGAGTTAGAAAGTATTATATGTAATTTACAAAATAATTTTAATAAACAATTTTTAATAGATTTTGCAAATAACAAAAAGGATGGGATAAATAATGGAAAATAATACAAAAATTGGTGTAATCGGACTTGGATATGTGGGTATGCCATTAGCTGTGGCATTTGCGGAGAAATTTGAAGTAGTTGGATTTGATATTGATAAAGAAAAAGTTGAAAAATACAATAATTTTATTGACCCAACTGGCGAAGTAGGATCAGAAGCTTTAAAACAAACAACAATGAAATTCACTTCAAACGAAGAAGACTTAAAAGATGTTAATTTTTATGTAATTACAGTACCAACTCCTATCAAACAAGATAATACTCCTAATTTAAAACCAATTGAAGGTGCTACTGAAACTGTAGGACGTTATTTATCAAAAGATGACGTAGTTGTCTATGAATCAACTGTTTATCCAGGAGTTACAGAAGATATTTGTTTACCTTTATTAGAAAAAGAATCAGGCTTAAAAGGGATTGAAGAATTTAAAGTTGGTTATTCTCCTGAAAGAATTAATCCAGGTGACAAGAAAAACACTGTGAAAAATATTGTTAAAATTGTTTCTGGAATTGATGAAGATGCATTAGAAAAAATTTCAAGTACTTATGGTGCAGTTATTGAAGCAGGAATTCATAAAGCTCCAAGTATCAAAGTGGCTGAAAGCGCTAAAGTAGTTGAAAATAGCCAAAGAGATATTAATATTGCATTTATGAATGAATTATCACAAGTATTTAATAGAATGAATATTAATACATTTGATGTGATTGACGCTATGAATACAAAATGGAACGCTTTAGGATTCACACCAGGATTAGTAGGAGGACATTGCATTGGTGTAGATCCTTATTATTTTATTTACCAAGCAGAAAATGTAGGTTTCCATTCTCAAATTATAGCAGCTGGAAGAAAAATTAATAATTTTATGTCTACTTTCGTTGGAGAAAATTTAATTAAGGAATTAGTTAAAAATAAAATGGCTAACGATCCTAAGGTAGTTGTATTTGGCTTAACTTTTAAAGAAGATACACCAGACTTTAGAAATTCTAAAATTATAACAATGGTTGAAGAATTAAATGAATACGGAATTGAGCCATTGGTAGTAGATCCTTATATGGATGCTTTTAGACCTGAATATGAAAACATTAAAGCAAGTTACACATCCGATATTAAGGATATTAATTCTGAAATCGACGTTTTAGTTTACTCAGTAAATCATAAACAATTTAAAGAGTTAGACGACCAGAAATTCTTAGATTTATTAAACAAAAATCATTCAATTATTGTTGATTTAAAAAATAGATTTAAACATTATGAAAGCGACACTGTTTCTTATTGGTCATTATAATCTAAAAAACGGAGTGATATTATGAGTAAAAAAAATATTCCATTTTCACCACCAACTATTGAACAAAGTGATATTGATAAAGTTGTAGAAGTTCTAAAGTCTGGTTGGATTACTACTGGACCAAAGACTAAACAATTCGAAGAAAATATTACTGAATATGTTGGTAGCTCTAGAACAGTTGCTTTAAATTCTTGTACAGCTGCTTTAGAAATGACTTTAAGAGTATTAGGTATTGGCGAGGGCGATGAGGTTATCGTGCCTGCCTATACTTACACTGCAACTGCCTCTGTTGTGGCTCATACTGGCGCTACAATTAAAATGATAGATACTGCTAGAGATTCATTTGAAATGGACTATGATATTTTAAGTGAGTGTATAACTGAAAAAACTAAAGCTATTATTCCAGTAGATATAGCAGGGAAACCGGTAAACTATGATGTGATTTTCAATATTGTCGAACAGAAGAAAGAACTATTTAAGGCTGATAATAAATGGCAAGAAGCTTTTAATAGGGTAGTAGTTATTGCAGATGGTGCTCATTCGTTTGGAGCAAAAAGTCATAATATTTCAATTGGAAATATTGCAGATTTCACATGTTTTTCATTCCATGCTGTTAAAAACTTAACTACTGGAGAAGGTGGCGCAGTGACATGGAAAAAGAACTCGTCTCTTAATGATGATGAAATTTATCAGCAATATATGTTATTAAGTTTGCATGGCCAATCAAAAGATGCTCTTGCTAAGACTAAAGCAGGAAACTGGGAGTACGATATTATTGCTCCATTATATAAATGTAATATGACAGATATTCAAGCAGCAATTGGTATTACTCAGTTAGAAAGATATGAAGAGATTCTTGGAAGAAGAAAAGAAATTATTGCTATTTATGATAAAGTGTTAGATTCAAATAATATTGAAGTACTTCATCATTATGATAATGAAAGAGAATCATCAGGTCATTTATATCTAACTAGAGTAAAAGATATGACTGGTGAACAACGAAATCAAGTTATAGAAAAAATGGCTGAAAAAGGAATAGCTACAAATGTTCATTATAAACCGCTACCTTTGCTAACAGCATATAAAGACTTAGGCTTTGATATGCAAAATTATCCAAATGCATATAATCAATTTATAAATGAAATTACTTTGCCTCTACACTTACAAATCACTAATGAAGATGCTGAATATGTAGCTAAAACATTTTTAGAAGTAATAAATGAGGTGGTCAATTAATGGATTATAAAAATCAGTATAAGCGTGCTTTAGATATAACTTTATCATTAGTTGCTATGCCCGTCGTAGGTGCAGTTATAGTAGGAACTTCCGTATTAATAAAATTAGATGATAAAGGTGCAGTTTTTTTTAAAAGTTATCGTTTAGGCAAAAATAAATCTAAATTTTTAATGTATAAATTTAGATCAATGAAAATGAACGCACCAGATATTAGGAATGAAGATGGTTCTACTTATAACTCTGAAAATGATAGTCGTATTACAAGAGTAGGTAAGTTTATTAGAAAAACAAGTATTGATGAAATTCCTCAATTAATTAATGTTATTAAAGGCGATATGAGTCTTGTAGGAC encodes:
- a CDS encoding CpsB/CapC family capsule biosynthesis tyrosine phosphatase, with amino-acid sequence MIDIHNHIFIGVDDGPSTKEDMINLIKQGKGEGVTDIIVTPHHLSPTFDNEYSIVEQKLNEIQEMDEFKELNVNLYPGQEIRISDQIIPQLENGEAIGLNKSKYLLIELPSGRVPHYTSRLFFELQSKGYVPIIAHPERNKEISQNLDVLFDLINGGALSQLTSASLIGVHGKKIQKISLQMLENNLVHFIASDAHHSVNRPFIMKSLFEDKKLNKYAEEINKLIDNAKMIINNKDLAKKQPTQEYKSKKFLGLF
- a CDS encoding nucleoside-diphosphate sugar epimerase/dehydratase, with the protein product MDKLSSRGRLLLFIIIDSLIVAFSVFICYNILEPYFRGYSHQVLILTSIILLISHHVFAYIFNLYHRAWEYASVNELLLIVESVTCSILVTIITVPIFTGHPPFMRLYLITWMMHLIFIGGSRISFRLTRKYVSGKNYKKKPTLIVGAGQGGSLLIRQMLRSPDMGLEPVLAVDDDPQKRKLAIAGGVKVQGTIDDIPNLVNKFRIKRIIIAIPTLKSERLKEINDICNSTGIELFKMPSIEHVLSGELEVNQLRKVEVEDLLGREPVELDMAMISKELTHKTILVTGAGGSIGSEICRQVCKFEPESILLLGHGENSIYLIHQELINQYKDRIKIIPIIADIQNGNRIQEIMSEFKPYAVYHAAAHKHVPLMEYNPIEAFKNNVLGTRNVATAAKNAGVRKFVMVSTDKAVNPPNVMGASKRMAEMVVQSLNDRNSKTDFVAVRFGNVLGSRGSVIPLFKKQIAAGGPVTVTHPDMTRYFMTIPEASRLVLQAGALAQGGEVFVLDMGEPVKIVDLARNLIRLSGKTEDEIGIKFSGVRPGEKLYEELLNEDEIHPEQVYEKIYRGKVSTINSNELESIICNLQNNFNKQFLIDFANNKKDGINNGK
- a CDS encoding sugar transferase, coding for MDYKNQYKRALDITLSLVAMPVVGAVIVGTSVLIKLDDKGAVFFKSYRLGKNKSKFLMYKFRSMKMNAPDIRNEDGSTYNSENDSRITRVGKFIRKTSIDEIPQLINVIKGDMSLVGPRPDTPEALNIYKNDEARKLEVKPGITGYNQAFFRNSIPQEYKFKNDVYYVDHVSFKFDFIIIWKTILSVLKRSNINNKER
- a CDS encoding DegT/DnrJ/EryC1/StrS aminotransferase family protein, with protein sequence MSKKNIPFSPPTIEQSDIDKVVEVLKSGWITTGPKTKQFEENITEYVGSSRTVALNSCTAALEMTLRVLGIGEGDEVIVPAYTYTATASVVAHTGATIKMIDTARDSFEMDYDILSECITEKTKAIIPVDIAGKPVNYDVIFNIVEQKKELFKADNKWQEAFNRVVVIADGAHSFGAKSHNISIGNIADFTCFSFHAVKNLTTGEGGAVTWKKNSSLNDDEIYQQYMLLSLHGQSKDALAKTKAGNWEYDIIAPLYKCNMTDIQAAIGITQLERYEEILGRRKEIIAIYDKVLDSNNIEVLHHYDNERESSGHLYLTRVKDMTGEQRNQVIEKMAEKGIATNVHYKPLPLLTAYKDLGFDMQNYPNAYNQFINEITLPLHLQITNEDAEYVAKTFLEVINEVVN
- a CDS encoding nucleotide sugar dehydrogenase; amino-acid sequence: MENNTKIGVIGLGYVGMPLAVAFAEKFEVVGFDIDKEKVEKYNNFIDPTGEVGSEALKQTTMKFTSNEEDLKDVNFYVITVPTPIKQDNTPNLKPIEGATETVGRYLSKDDVVVYESTVYPGVTEDICLPLLEKESGLKGIEEFKVGYSPERINPGDKKNTVKNIVKIVSGIDEDALEKISSTYGAVIEAGIHKAPSIKVAESAKVVENSQRDINIAFMNELSQVFNRMNINTFDVIDAMNTKWNALGFTPGLVGGHCIGVDPYYFIYQAENVGFHSQIIAAGRKINNFMSTFVGENLIKELVKNKMANDPKVVVFGLTFKEDTPDFRNSKIITMVEELNEYGIEPLVVDPYMDAFRPEYENIKASYTSDIKDINSEIDVLVYSVNHKQFKELDDQKFLDLLNKNHSIIVDLKNRFKHYESDTVSYWSL